Proteins encoded together in one Chroicocephalus ridibundus chromosome 13, bChrRid1.1, whole genome shotgun sequence window:
- the GAS2L1 gene encoding LOW QUALITY PROTEIN: GAS2-like protein 1 (The sequence of the model RefSeq protein was modified relative to this genomic sequence to represent the inferred CDS: inserted 3 bases in 2 codons; deleted 3 bases in 3 codons) — protein MADPSHIQSAASKSIRPFRSSEEYLEAMKEDLAEWFNTLYDLDIQVDTFLESLETGCHLCRHANNVNRIALDFQQRHPEVAAHMRXPQNEVIFQAKNVVPGSFIARDNVSNFIQWCRQDLGIQDVLMFETNDLVLKKNEKNFVLCLLEVARRGSKFGMLAPMLIQMEEEIEEEMRDQMGYGVLGMRQESRDLQVATYPGRARPITLCDLKNLDELVREILSCCSCPSQFPMVKVSEGKYKVGDSSTLIFVRVLRSHVMVRVGGGWDTLEHYLDKHDPCRCSSLAHRLPQPRALGFSPQKAAPGSFSPAPCAPSPSTPRRSRAAGPTSGGGDSSHARTERGGHQPKGVGDTGIPKPPSGAKQDGLPPRGGLASLPGSASPSRSPAEPRAASTLRPRPPPRARRCSGDSDSSASSAQSXAPPRRRDPPRGAQPSPPSRPPPQERGRSRVPNGPGRPPPRARSHGRPSGPQPLLLISRRPDGQHSWARAEPPPRGRTPTRRSSLQEGVPGEPPDGDELAWGLRAPLRLEPGQEQQLFRRLEEEFLANTRLMAQLEDGETPPTGPPPPPPPPPGPADSAYCSSSSSSSSLNVFAKQDGRRSGNNGSGNGPPPPATPEMVDAGRRPALSSSSDESCCFPASWETRETGGGPESDTDWALGEDELGELTEPPPAVGVPKAVPSLPAPSPRPRAKPRLDTQPHKKPSRIPTPRGYGAAPRPPKPGEHKPWGALQSVFSSFLEPAWVPRERKGLEEDAWP, from the exons ATGGCCGACCCGAGCCACATCCAGTCGGCCGCCTCCAAGAGCATCCGTCCCTTCCGCTCCAGCGAGGAGTACCTGGAGGCCATGAAGGAGGACCTGGCCGAGTGGTTCAACACCCTCTATGACCTGGACATCCAGGTGGACACCTTCCTGGAGAGCCTGGAGACGGGCTGTCACCTCTGCCGCCACGCCAACAACGTCAACCGCATCGCCCTGGACTTCCAGCAGCGACACCCTGAGGTGGCCGCCCATATGC GTCCCCAGAACGAGGTCATCTTCCAAGCCAAGAATGTGGTGCCCGGTTCCTTCATTGCCCGGGATAACGTCTCCAACTTCATCCAGTGGTGCCGGCAGGACCTCGGCATCCAGGATGTCCTCATGTTCGAGACCAATGACTTGGTGCTGAAGAAGAACGAGAAGAACTTTGTCCTCTGCTTGTTGGAGGTGGCCAGGAGGGGTTCCAAGTTTGGTATGCTGGCCCCCATGCTGATCCAGATGGAGGAGGAGATCGAGGAGGAGATGAGG GACCAAATGGGCTATGGCGTGCTGGGCATGCGCCAGGAGAGCCGGGACCTCCAGGTGGCCACCTACCCCGGCAGGGCCCGGCCCATCACCCTCTGTGACCTGAAGAACCTGGATGAGCTG GTAAGGGAGAtcctgagctgctgctcctgcccctcgcAGTTCCCCATGGTCAAGGTCTCCGAGGGTAAATACAAAGTGGGCGACTCCAGCACCCTCATCTTCGTCCGA gTGCTGAGGAGCCACGTGATGGTGCGCGTCGGTGGCGGCTGGGACACACTGGAACATTACCTGGACAAGCACGACCCATGCCGCTGCTCCTCCCTCG CTcaccgcctgccccagccccgcgccctggGCTTCTCCCCGCAAAAAGCAGCTCCCGGCAGCttctccccagcaccctgcgcccccagccccagcaccccccgccgctcccgcgcaGCCGGCCCCACCTCCGGCGGGGGCGACAGCAGCCACGCCAGGACAGAGAGGGGCGGCCACCAACCCAAGGGTGTCGGAGACACGGGCATCCCGAAGCCACCGTCAGGTGCCAAGCAGGATGGGCTGCCCCCACGGGGGGGCCTGGCCTCTCTGCCCGGCTCTGCCAGCCCTTCCAGGAGCCCCGCTGAGCCGCGGGCAGCCAGCACGCTCAG GCCTCGTCCCCC gccccgcgcccgccgctgcTCAGGCGACAGCGACTCCTCCGCCTCGTCCGCCcagag tgcccccccccgccgccgggaccccccccggggggctcagccctcccctccctcccgtccccctccccaggaacGGGGTCGTTCTCGGGTCCCCAAcgggccgggccggcccccgccgcgggcTCGTAGCCACGGTCGCCCCTCGGGCCCCCAACCCTTGCTCCTCATCAGCCGCCGGCCCGACGGCCAACACTCCTGGGcaagggctgagccccccccccgcggccggaCCCCCACCCGCCGCTCCTCCCTACAAGAGGGGGTCCCCGGCGAGCCCCCCGATGGCGACGAGCTGGCCTGGGGGCTACGAGCCCCGCTGCGGCTGGAGCCCGGCCAGGAGCAACAGCTCTTCCGACGGCTGGAAGAGGAATTCTTGGCCAACACGCGGTTGATGGCCCAGCTGGAAGACGGGGAGACCCCCCCAACGGGAcctccgccgcctccgccgcccccccccggccccgccgactCGGCTTAttgctcctccagctcttcctcgTCCTCCCTCAACGTCTTCGCCAAGCAGGATGGCCGGCGGAGCGGGAATAACGGGAGCGGGAatggcccccccccgccggccaccCCCGAAATGGTGGACGCGGGGCGCCGGCCGGCTCTTTCCAGCTCCTCCGACGAAAGCTGCTGCTTCCCGGCTTCCTGGGAAACCCGGGAGACG GGGGGGGGGCCCGAGTCCGACACCGACTGGGCGCTGGGGGAGGACGAGCTGGGGGAGCTGacggag cccccccccgccgttgGGGTCCCCAAAGCGGTGCCTTCCctccccgcgccctccccgcgcccccgggCCAAGCCCCGGCTGGACACCCAGCCCCACAAGAAGCCCTCCAGGATCCCCACCCCACGGGGCTATGGggcggccccccggccccccaagcCTGGGGAGCACAAGCCCTGGGGGGCTCTGCAGAGcgtcttctcctccttcctggagCCCGCCTGGGTGCCGCGGGAGCgcaaggggctggaggaggacgCCTGGCCGTGA